The segment tttttgacctaggaggagagtgatggagtgctgcatcagatgacctggcttccacagtcccccgacctcaaccaaattgagatggtttgggatgagatggattgcagagtgaaggaaaagcagccaacaagtgctcagcatatgtggaaactccttcaagactgttggaaaagcattcctcatgaagctgtttgagataatgccaagagtgcaaagctgtcatcatagCAAACGGTGGCTAATtagaagaatataaaatattatttgatttATCATTTCATACactacacttttttggttactacatgattccatgtgttatttcatagttttgatatcttcactattattctacaatgtagaaaatagtacaattaaagaaaaacccatgaatgagtaggtgctgctgtagggaTTTCGCTAATGGAGGTAACACTAACACTAATGGAGGTACGAGACCAATTATGTAGACCTCTTCTTCCAGAGTAATGTTGTGAATGGGTACTACTACCCTAATTGAGTCTGTTGCCAAAACCTGACAAACCTTTTTTTAACAGGTTTCACTTCATATTGAGTAAAATTTTGTCGTCTCATGAATGCATTTGGAGGTTTGCTGTTAAGGAAATTGTTTATTCAGGTTACAAAGTATTTATAAGTTCTAAAGAGACTATATGGAAGTTGCTTAACAACATGGTGCAGGTCAAAAGGAAAACGGGATGGTGCAGGTCAAAAGGAAAACGGAATGGTGCAGGTCAAAAGGAAAACAGGAAACGGATGTTAATCAATATGGATAGTGTTAGAGTTCGAAAAACTAGTTATTAACATAAACTTGAGCCTCTACCTTTCCTTGGTTATACTGTATTCAACTgaatatttgcaaacattttcatATTTCTCTCAGAATCGTTTCATACACTACTGGTACTGTTAGCAGTAGAGCAATTGTTTTAGGGAATTGAATTGTAGTTAGGGAATAAAAAAAAGTTAATGAATAATGTTCACCAGAATAATGGTGGTAATTTTGTTAGATTGTACAGATGTGTGCTCTTTGGTTTATCCAAGGTACCTAAGTGGTGAGTTGTAATGTTATAATATACCTGGGTACACAAATTATAAATGAATAGATAATTATGACAACTAATGACACAAAGTCTTACGTAGGTTTTTAAGGCTGTCATCTTTGAGTGATCATCGGTTATGGACAGGTACCACTGTGAAATGTGACTACCCCCAACATTTTTTCTAAAATACTGAAGTAATATTTTCTAGATGAGTTTGGCATTTTACTTTGAGAGGTGTGATTCTGTATCTAATCTTGATGAATGGAGAACCAGCAAAGGACCAGTCCTTAAACCTTAGTGTATTACTTACGTTACTGGTACATGTACTGTAGTGGTGCCTGCCTATCTTACCACGACTCAGGACAGACAACGTGGCTGCTTTGTGGATTAAAGATATGTCTGGCATGATACATTTGAATGATGAGAGATGAATATCAAGACCAAAATCACACCTTTGAACAAGGCATCCACTCAGGACTATAATGTACAACACTGAGCAAACTACTTTTTCAGGGATTTTATGTATTCTATCTACAATTTCATTATTGTTTCTAGGTCTGCACTCTCTGGGGTTGGGACTTTAATAAATGCAAAATAGCAAATAAAAAGTGTTTTATGTAAAGTTGTAGAACTCAACTACCTCATGAAATTGGTGACACCTATGAACGCTCTGCATACTGGAAGTACATTGTACATAAATTGAGACTAAAATGTTTTCCAATTGCAGTATATGTAGCTAATGTATATTGTATGTATTCACAACATTTCCCCCAAAAGTAAGTTTAAGTTTTATCAGTCTATATGGGAGTGTCCTTTTGTGGGGTCAAATTTTGGTAAGAGAGGCACATGAGATAAATTGGGAACAATAAAATATTCTATCTCCAGTTGAAACAGTTTTTCAAGATATCAGAATGGCAAAAACTCTGTGAAGGCAACCGTTATTTTTGTGACTTGCCCAAATAATGAACAGATACAAGTTGCAGCACTTTAATACTTTTTGTACATGATTGTGTCTCTTTTTTGTATTTAATATGTATTTGATATACTGCTTTTTATTACAAAGGTAATCTCAAAGAGTACATTCCAGTAAATTATCATATGCAATATTTTAATGAGACAAACATTTATGCTTAATTAGGGTGGTGTTCCTATTGGTCGGATGTGATGTTTGATCATGGCTTTTCAATATGCGGATTCGATTATGCTGAGCTACAGGGTGCCGGCTATTACCCGTGACGTGAACGGGAAAAGCGGTGAGGAAGGAACGCCATTCTCAAATGATCAATGATCTGCGCTGCTTGGTcatgtcaacaaggcagcatggcGCATCGTCCAGGACCATACCTCTCTTTTCAATTTAAAATGTGTTTGCAGTTTCAAACTAGTTTTCATCGGGAAGGCAGATACATATTTTGAAAAGCTATCGATGTTGCATATGAAAACAGAATCGTACTCATTACTCACGTACGAATTACGTCACTTATGATTTGAGCCGACTTCGCAGTGGACTTTGAACGGGCACCTGGCTCACGACATGAAGCTGCCCGATTCCTTCTCCCGGTGCAAAACACGTCTACCCGGGCCAGATTAATCGAATCCCCCATTGGTTCCTTTCCTAATTGGATAGATGGGAAAGTAACGCCCACTTTCTATTTTGCTGAAAAGTTTATAGCTGGTGTTTTTGAGTGGGGGTAATAACATCAACAAGACGCAGGCCACAAAATGGAGTCAGATATAGGGCAATCGTCTCATTTTCGTAGTGGTGTGACTTGTAGGTATGCATCCCAAAATTAACTTGTTTCATATGGCCTTGAATGCGATTTGTTTGAAAGAACTGTGTGACTAAATGCAATTCATTTGTTCAGTAATAGGCCTACAATTCATCTTCCTCTGAAAATGTTCTGCTGCACAGGGCACTTTTTTTGTCGTTGGCTGCTGCACAGGTCTTGACTTGTTTGCCGACTTGTTATATTtgaataacatgaacaaaagtgaaGTTGTGGTGGAGCACGAGGCATGGTGTATGTGACGTAGTATGTTAACCGCTTGTGTGCCATTTGCTGTAGTCTGGTCTTGAAAAACAAAGACGACTTTTATTTGACAAGCAATAATGGAACAATATGGGTTTCCGTACCATGACTCTTATGAACGTCCTTCAATTAATAGAAGGATTTGcaggtatgtttttttttttggtttgaGAACTGGGTCGGGTTTCGCAAACACAGCCCATCTATTCTGAAAAAAAATGTTTAGTCTTCGATTAACCTAACGCGCACTAGGCGTGTCTTGATCTGTTGCAATGATGTTTACATCCGGTTTTAGCGCACACCAGTTCTTGTACGACTAAATCATAATGACTCTGTTAAGGGCAGTTATTGATTTGACGTTAATTGGAAATCGTTATAACTACACTTTTGAGATGTCGTTGCTATGGACTTCATTGCCATCTtgttgctaactagctagctaacgcgtAACTAACATGTTCGGTTAAAAGGGTTCGAACCCCGGTCACTACACACCCACATCGAGAAGAGCATGAGCTTGTCTTGCAGTCTTGACAGGTTATTTCTTTTTTTGTATGCCGAGTCTCAAATCTACAGTGAATGTGATGGTTCCATGACATCTGTTTTACAGGCAATTCTTGAACGGTTCATGCAGATTCGGTTCGCGCTGTCATTATCTACACGAGTTGCCATCAGTGTTGCCGCCGACATCCCAAATATGCAGGTACTTCCAGAAAGGTGGATGCTGGTTTGGAGATGGCTGCAGGTGAGACATTACATTCATAATGACCTGACTTACTAATCAGACTACCGTATAAACCTTTACACTGCCTACTTTCTGAGTCATTTAATTATGTTTTTCTACAGATATCTCCACATCGCTGATCCTGAGGCAGCCAGTGCGGGGTTGAGTAGGAGGGGTTCAGCACCTGTGGTTCACACCCCGTGGGTTGGCCATGCACTACCAGAACGTAGAGGATCAGAGCCATCTCTACTGCAGGCACAGGGCTTCTACAACCAAGGACGTCGGGGCGCAGAGTCCATGCAGACCTATGTAGCACACCTCCAGCACAACTTTGGCCGTCAGAACACTGATATCACAGAAGAGGATGTAGCCGAAGGTTCATCGCAAACTTTACCGCACCGACGGGGTATGACCTCAATTGGACCCCTTACCTAGGTTTTACCCTGGTATCGGGGTATACTGTTGACCTGGTTCCTGATCTGTTTGTCCAGTCTTGCAAACTCAAATGTTTGGCATTACAATGACCGTAGGGGTTAGAAAGGTTGCTCAAATTGATCTGGGACTAGGATGCTGTATTGTAGCACTGTACAGAGGAATTTGACTATGTGAactcaaaaaaagaaacgtcaactgcgtttattttcagcaaacttaacatgggtaaatatttgtatgaacagaacactattcaacaacagacataaactgaacaagttccacagacatgtgactaacagaacttgaataatgtgtccctgaacaaagggaggggtCAAAattaagtcagtatctggtgtggccaccagcactgcagtacttaatgcagcatctcatcctcatggactgcaccagatttgccagttcttgctgtgagatgttaccccactcttccaccgaggcacctgcaagttcccggacatttctggggggaaaggCCCTAGCccccaccctccgatccaacaggtcccagacgtgctcaatgggattgagatctgggctcttcgctggccatggcaggacactgacattcctgtcttgcaggaaatcgagcacagaacgagcagtatggctggtggcattgtcatgtcaggatgagcctgcaggaagggtaccacatgagggaggaggatgtcttccctgtaaagcacagcgttgagattgcctgcaatgacagccTCAATCCGAtggtgctgtgacacaccaccccagaccatgacagtctctccacctccaaatcgttcCCGCTTTAGAGAACAGGTCTCGGTATAATGCTCATTCCTCTGacaataaacgcaaatctgaccatcacccctggtgagacacaaccgcgactcatcagtttttgccagtcctgtctggtccagcgaccaTGGGCGACGTAACCATGGGCGACgtttctggtgaggacctgccgtACAACGGGCCTACCAgcactcagtccagcctctctcagcctattgcggacagtctgatcactgatggagggattgtgcattcctggtgtaactcgggcagttgttgttgccgaCATGTACTTGTCCTACAGGTGTTATGTTTGGCTGTACCaaacctgtgcaggtgttacacgtggtctgccactgtgaggacgatcagctgcccctcctgtttccctgtagcgctgtcttaggtgtttCACAGTACccacattgcaatttattgctctggccacatctgcagtcctcatgcctccttgcagcatgcctaaggcatgttcacgcagatgagcaggacccctgggcatctttcttttggtgtttttcagagttagTAAGAAGGgcatctttagtgtcctacgttttcataactgtgaccttaattgcctaccttctgtaagctgttagtgtcttaacgaccattccacaggtgcatgttcattagtttatggttcattgaacaagcatgggaaaccctttacaatgaagatctgtgaagttatttggatttttacaaaatatctttgaaagacagggtcctggaaaagggacgtttcttgttttgttgagtttgtgtgtgttacaACCAAGTACTACTAATGTCCCTTTATTTTCAGCGGAGTCATCACATGCTCATGTCCCAGAGCCCCAAGCTTCAGTCCAACAGTGTCCTGAGACATCGGCCCAAACTACAGTTCCATCCAGCACACTGTCGGCTCAAGCAGGCGAATGGAGGCCTCTCGTCAATCAGCAGGTTTGTCATTGTTATGGAAATTAGGTTACTTTCTCTGCTACCTCAAGGATTTTTTTCTAATGCAATCTCAAAGTCGAGATGTAGAATATACCCAGATAGCACATGGAAATATTTAGTATTTGTTCTTTGTTTAAGGGATTCAAGTTTGTCCTAGATGCTTGTGCCACAGCTTGAAAGGTCACTGCTGCTGAATTGGATTGTTTTCGGTGGCGCAGTTGGTTAATATATTGTCAAGCAGAGCGACCATGTGCCCTGTGCCTCGCCAACACACAAGTTCACCTACTGGTTAGGATGTTGAGCGCGGAAGTAATACTGCTAAGCAGCACAATGAAGCCtgttacatttgttgttagcaGGAGCCTTCCTCCCTGGCGGTAGCAGCAGAGCATGGTGCCACTGCTGCCTTCCAGACGGCCCAGGAGCATACGGAATCCTTCAACCAAAGTAAAGATGTGACCTGTGGCATCTGCATGGAGACTGTGTATGAGAAGACCAGTGCTGAGGAGAGGCGCTTTGGCATCCTTCCCAACTGCAGCCATCCTTTCTGCCTGAGCTGCATTGTCACCTGGAGGAAAACCAAAAACTTCCATGAAGAAGTTATAAAGTAAGATGGCAGGGCAGCATAGTTTATGGCagtatttataaaaaaaaaaaagtttgttcTGTTTATTTTTTCACTTGCCTGGAAGGGCTAAACATTTGTCTTCTTTTCCAAAGGAGCTGCCCACAGTGCAGAGTGAAGTCCGCGTTTTACGTCCCTAACAAGTACTGGGTGGAGGGACAACCAAAGGAAACCCTTATCCGTAACTTCAAAGCGAAATGCAGGTTAGCTTTTGTCATTCTGTCTAGAATTGTCAAATAGTGCTCTTTCTGGGATATTGGCAAGAATTCCTCCATTCGTGTTATTGAAATGCCTCTGTCCCCTAGCCAAAATTCTGATTCTGTTGTCCTGGTCACATCCCTGTTTTTTTCCAGTAAAAGAAGATGTAGTTTCTTCATGCGTCATGGATGCTGTCCCTTCAAGACTGAGTGTCTCTATTGGCATGACCTGCCTCATGGCTACCGACCACCTCGCCGACGCAGATCAGCACATTCTGTAAATATTTGGCATCGCTTTTGCTTCACACACATTTTAACATGGATACATGTAAACGGGAACAGACATTTGATATTGTGACCACTCAATGCATTTCTAAATTgcagaagttttttttttttgctcttttcCAATAGCACCATGCAATGAGTCTGGATGACTTGGGCAGCCTACAACTTCTTGACTATGTCATTGCTATGACTCTGCTGGATGACTTGCTGGATGATGAGGATGACGATGAGTTCCCCTTGTACCTGAGTGAATATGACGATTATGACCTATTCTGAGCACCACCCTGCTCCAAGAATTTGTTATGCAATGGTTGGCTAGGTCATCTACTCTAACCCAATTAAAGAAGACTGCCATTTATTCACTCACTGTCTCTCAGAACTAAAGTCCCTAAATATGCTGCATATATCTGCTCTCCTGGTGGGCAAAATAATTGTTTGAGGTATAGGCCCAGCACTTGCAGACCTGTTGCTTGAAGAACTGTACCGAAGGCTAGGATTACCACTGGTTCGCTTACTAGGATTGTTAAGACTCCCACACTTGCTATGAACAGTCCTAACAAACCGTTAACCTTTTGGTTGGATCCAGGGCTGGTTGTTAGACAGGAAGATTGGTTCTTCTCTTGCTGTTGACGGCATTGGTTCATTGCAAGTAGATGCTGGGTTAGTTGATTAGTTGGTCAATTGATATGGTGCTCTGCTTTGGATTGCCCTCTGTTCCATTGGTTGGtccggtttaaaaaaaaaatatgtaaaaaagtGTTACTTGCCATTTTGCACCATTTAGAAAGtgagatttattttttattttttagaatgtGTAGTTTATATATTTTATGTCTAAATTGGAAGTATGTTTTGCCTTGACCTAAGATATGGCAAATACTCCTATAGCATACAAATCTTGCCATGCCTCCGGGCAATACCTTGCCCTGCCCTGCTATTTGTCACCTGTCTAATATACTTGAGAGTGGAGGCTGCCGAGGAGAGGACTGCTCATAATAATGTgtgggaatggtatcaaacatatgaAAACCATTCCATTTTAGCCATTATGAgccattctcccctcagcagtctcCACTGTACTTGAGATgctttactgtactgttgacAGGGCATGACACTCCTGTTGACATGCTGATTGAAGACCCTAATGTCTGATTTTTATTACTTCTAACCTGTTTGTATTTGCACGCACAGAAAAGAGAATAAAACATAGTTTCACAGTTTGCCTGTTTTTATTAATTGATTTTGCTCATTCTGTCTAACCTGCTTCGGGGTTTGATGACtaccactgtatatactgttttgcCTTCAGTATGAATGTTGAACACCAGTAACCAAACTTGACTTGAAGCCAAGAGTTTGTTTACACAAGCAGCCCAAATTTGATGTTTTGACCGATCTGATTTTGAAAAGATGTGAATTGGTAAAAACAACATCCCTATTAGGCTGCCTGTCTAAATACAGCCATTGCTGGCTTCATGTCACACTTGGTCATTGGGTTGATTGTTTTAACCTTTTCATACTAAAGCCACAATCCTATAGTGGTTGTCATCAAAACAGCTTGGTGTTAACTTGCACGTTTTCAAGTGTTTTGGATTACGAAAGAGTGAATCACTTCTAATACATACAGTTAAATGGTTATGTAGCTCCAGCCAGCAAGGGTTTGATGGATGCTCTTGGTTGTTGCTCTCTTCATGGGGGGCTACCGGTGCCCTCCAGGCTCTGTGGGTGTTCCGGTGACGGTCAGACCCGGACCGCTGCATCCACACTTGTCTCGACACTTTGCCAGGCAGAAATATGCCGAAATGATTGGAAATTGGAGAAATAACGTTAAAAGTtaccaattgtcatacttgagtaaaagtaatgccttaatagaaaatgactcgtGAAAATCACACAATACTAGAGtaaaaatatttggttttaaatatacttatgtaAAGAAAGTCAATGTATTTAGTAAAAGTACAGAATTTCAAATTccctatattaagcaaaccatttggcatctaaaaaaaataaaaataattatggACTGCCAGGGTCACAACATCACTCAgacaatttacaaacaaagcatttgtttagtgagtcagacagatcagaggcagtagggatgacaagggtTGTCCTcataagtgcatgaattggagCTTTTCCCTGTCCTGCtagccattcaaaatgtaaccagtacttttgggtgtcagggaaaatgtatggagtaaaaagtacattgttttcttttggaatgtagtgaagtaaaagtagtcaaatattaacagtaaagtacagatatcccccaaaaactacttaagtaaaaatacttttacACCACTGGAGAAATTACATGTCAGTTTGTTCCACTAAATCTTAATGCACATATGTGAAAAGCATTGAGTTGGCCTATAGCTAATATTTTCATTGTAGCTGTACACAAAACTATAGTATACTGTTTTACATTCACAACGAACAATCACCCTTGGCTATGGTCTTCTCCTCAGCAAACCAGTCGCCTTCCAACTGAGCCTTTTATCCTTCCTCCACCTCGTGCTTTACAGGACCAGTATTCTCCTTCTGCTAGAATGTCTCCGGCAGGGGGAGTCTGCTCTGATTGTCCAGCTCCTGGGAGTCCCTGGCCCCTCATCACACCCCAGTGAAGAGACAGACTGAGGGGACTATGCAAGCTTCTGAGGGGTGGTGTTAAAGCAATAGGATGGTGGACCAATAGATCCACAACCACCCTCACAGAGTGGGCTAGAGTTGGTGGTTGCACAGAGCAATAGCAGCTGTGTGGCTCTGGACTCGAAACCTGAGGGGGTCTCTGGACAGCAGAGTAAGAGGAAGATGAGTCTCTTCCCTGCTGTAGAGACCGAGAGGAGCTGTAGCAGCAGTGTGGGGTCGGCAGTAGGAATGGAGGGTTTGAAAGGCCAGATAGTTCGAGTCGACAATCTCATCACAGAAGCCAGCAGTAGCAGTGAGTCCATGCGATGCCCTGCCTGAGCATATAAAGGTGAGAGAACTAAAGGGCATTACAgtgttgtaggctatattcagTCACATCAGAATTCTATTATCGTAGGAAATAGAAATCACGGATTAACTGAAGTTGATAGAATTTTCTTAGTTCATAAACCATGCATTTGTTTTTTAAGGCCTTACCTCAGCTGTGTAGCTGGCTGCTGGCGCCCACTCCTGATCTCAGTCACAGCACAGCAACCACACACAGCAACCACTTCCAATGAGAAAGGTCATGTTCCTCACCTCACAGTTCATTCAACATGGGGTGTCGAGCGGAGTTCGCCTCATAGCTGCATGTCAGGCTTAAGACGTTTTTCTGATGAAGGCCAATGGCTGGCAAAATGTCATGTTTTAAACTCTGAACTAATACAATCTACAGATGTGTAATTGTGTCTGAGAGAGTTGCACCTGTAATTTCGACTGTTCCACTGGTTTTTGGACTGCACCTCAAATCACATTGGCTGATGCCAAAtatgtatataataataataatacatgggaCCTTTTCAAGGACCTAAAGTTGCTTTACAATAAAACACAAACAACCAGAGATCAAAACAACGGCAGACTAAACAGCAGTTAGAAAAAAGACAAAACAGAGAAGGGGGTACCAGTGAATATTTACTGTATGTCTCAAATCCAATCCAAT is part of the Oncorhynchus masou masou isolate Uvic2021 chromosome 33, UVic_Omas_1.1, whole genome shotgun sequence genome and harbors:
- the mkrn4 gene encoding makorin, ring finger protein, 4 isoform X3, encoding MESDIGQSSHFRSGVTCRQFLNGSCRFGSRCHYLHELPSVLPPTSQICRYFQKGGCWFGDGCRYLHIADPEAASAGLSRRGSAPVVHTPWVGHALPERRGSEPSLLQAQGFYNQGRRGAESMQTYVAHLQHNFGRQNTDITEEDVAEGSSQTLPHRRAESSHAHVPEPQASVQQCPETSAQTTVPSSTLSAQAGEWRPLVNQQQEPSSLAVAAEHGATAAFQTAQEHTESFNQSKDVTCGICMETVYEKTSAEERRFGILPNCSHPFCLSCIVTWRKTKNFHEEVIKSCPQCRVKSAFYVPNKYWVEGQPKETLIRNFKAKCSKRRCSFFMRHGCCPFKTECLYWHDLPHGYRPPRRRRSAHSHHAMSLDDLGSLQLLDYVIAMTLLDDLLDDEDDDEFPLYLSEYDDYDLF
- the mkrn4 gene encoding makorin, ring finger protein, 4 isoform X1; amino-acid sequence: MEQYGFPYHDSYERPSINRRICRQFLNGSCRFGSRCHYLHELPSVLPPTSQICRYFQKGGCWFGDGCRYLHIADPEAASAGLSRRGSAPVVHTPWVGHALPERRGSEPSLLQAQGFYNQGRRGAESMQTYVAHLQHNFGRQNTDITEEDVAEGSSQTLPHRRAESSHAHVPEPQASVQQCPETSAQTTVPSSTLSAQAGEWRPLVNQQQEPSSLAVAAEHGATAAFQTAQEHTESFNQSKDVTCGICMETVYEKTSAEERRFGILPNCSHPFCLSCIVTWRKTKNFHEEVIKSCPQCRVKSAFYVPNKYWVEGQPKETLIRNFKAKCSKRRCSFFMRHGCCPFKTECLYWHDLPHGYRPPRRRRSAHSHHAMSLDDLGSLQLLDYVIAMTLLDDLLDDEDDDEFPLYLSEYDDYDLF
- the mkrn4 gene encoding makorin, ring finger protein, 4 isoform X2; the protein is MEQYGFPYHDSYERPSINRRICRQFLNGSCRFGSRCHYLHELPSVLPPTSQICRYFQKGGCWFGDGCRYLHIADPEAASAGLSRRGSAPVVHTPWVGHALPERRGSEPSLLQAQGFYNQGRRGAESMQTYVAHLQHNFGRQNTDITEEDVAEGSSQTLPHRRAESSHAHVPEPQASVQQCPETSAQTTVPSSTLSAQAGEWRPLVNQQEPSSLAVAAEHGATAAFQTAQEHTESFNQSKDVTCGICMETVYEKTSAEERRFGILPNCSHPFCLSCIVTWRKTKNFHEEVIKSCPQCRVKSAFYVPNKYWVEGQPKETLIRNFKAKCSKRRCSFFMRHGCCPFKTECLYWHDLPHGYRPPRRRRSAHSHHAMSLDDLGSLQLLDYVIAMTLLDDLLDDEDDDEFPLYLSEYDDYDLF
- the mkrn4 gene encoding makorin, ring finger protein, 4 isoform X4, translating into MSLSCSLDRFGSRCHYLHELPSVLPPTSQICRYFQKGGCWFGDGCRYLHIADPEAASAGLSRRGSAPVVHTPWVGHALPERRGSEPSLLQAQGFYNQGRRGAESMQTYVAHLQHNFGRQNTDITEEDVAEGSSQTLPHRRAESSHAHVPEPQASVQQCPETSAQTTVPSSTLSAQAGEWRPLVNQQQEPSSLAVAAEHGATAAFQTAQEHTESFNQSKDVTCGICMETVYEKTSAEERRFGILPNCSHPFCLSCIVTWRKTKNFHEEVIKSCPQCRVKSAFYVPNKYWVEGQPKETLIRNFKAKCSKRRCSFFMRHGCCPFKTECLYWHDLPHGYRPPRRRRSAHSHHAMSLDDLGSLQLLDYVIAMTLLDDLLDDEDDDEFPLYLSEYDDYDLF